cttcttcttcttcttattattattattattattattggagGGGATCAAAGTTAATCTCCTTAACAAtttgttaataattttcttaacTTTAATCTTATTAACGTCATTTGACATGGTCTCAGTTTCATGTCCATGAGATGAATTCCAACTTGAATCCATTAATGTATCGTTCTTCAACATTAACTCATCCGCATTAtcatttccttcttctaAATTTTGCTCAACGACTTGTTCTACATTATCTTTTGTCACACTAGGAGTTCTCGTACCCTCATTATCATTCGTATGAGCATCTAAAATATCATAAACTttactttcaaaattaaatgaatgatAATTCTTGGCCTTTTTGTTATGAATCCCCTTCGTATCATCCATAGAattggtattattgttgttaatattattagagCTAATAAATGTTGATAAATACGGACTAATAGGTCTCTTGGTAGGATAATTTGATGCTGTAGATGATACTGtaggtgatgatgataatggtattgatgaaaataataattgtttagAATAATTACccattctttctttttgtttattaatCTTTAAGGTATTTAATGTAGAAACGCTTGTGTTTGTATTAGCTTTAaagttattgttattattcataGATATAATAGATGAATTTGGTGAGTTTGTTAGTGacattgaattgaaattagaaaatgacGGTTTAGGTGTCAAAAATGGAGAGtcattaataataccaGGAACAATTGTTGCGTTAGGAATACCTGCTGTCACATGTCGTATAGGTGATAACAATTTGTTTTCAGTATGTTGTTCCTCCTCTTCATTTCCatcttgttcattttcatcatcttctggAATCTTCGTTGTGTCTGAATCAGAAAATCCATCATCTGATCTAGAGAAAGGTTTATTAGTAACATATGATAAATGGAATTCAGGTGCAGAATCACATCTCTTATGCctttcatttattttatcaaaattaaaaCCACTATGGAATGATC
Above is a genomic segment from Naumovozyma dairenensis CBS 421 chromosome 6, complete genome containing:
- the HLR1 gene encoding Hlr1p (similar to Saccharomyces cerevisiae LRE1 (YCL051W) and HLR1 (YDR528W); ancestral locus Anc_1.15); the protein is MASTQDHLTVSRDITPLNHSIGTNSSKKMYGHRHRRSLAISSDFQFLKTSSVPVQAPISSPLSDSFDSGASTPTKVTTDLPITSDATPVIMKMPLYMSSTKAVSPSSLRNSKAYRRNVMNSYVKGESNHLRTKSLSFHNGPLADETMIDLNEVIMMMPKPTKRSFHSGFNFDKINERHKRCDSAPEFHLSYVTNKPFSRSDDGFSDSDTTKIPEDDENEQDGNEEEEQHTENKLLSPIRHVTAGIPNATIVPGIINDSPFLTPKPSFSNFNSMSLTNSPNSSIISMNNNNNFKANTNTSVSTLNTLKINKQKERMGNYSKQLLFSSIPLSSSPTVSSTASNYPTKRPISPYLSTFISSNNINNNNTNSMDDTKGIHNKKAKNYHSFNFESKVYDILDAHTNDNEGTRTPSVTKDNVEQVVEQNLEEGNDNADELMLKNDTLMDSSWNSSHGHETETMSNDVNKIKVKKIINKLLRRLTLIPSNNNNNNNKKKKKK